One genomic region from Leishmania braziliensis MHOM/BR/75/M2904 complete genome, chromosome 35 encodes:
- a CDS encoding putative 60S ribosomal protein L18a, whose amino-acid sequence MVKPHLRHYQVVGRESPSEKNPEPTVYKFEVFAPNFVVAKSRFWRMMKIKNKVKATHGDVLSCKVVKDAKLVARNYLVDIAYYSQRCGYTRMVKEFRDVSKTGAVSQAYHDLASRHRARYHNIEVLCVKSIPDHEVKHLSIAQYHAPNLSFPLLQRRTKAARKDRAIFVKKNTKRAVVA is encoded by the coding sequence atgGTCAAGCCGCACTTGCGTCACTACCAGGTGGTCGGCCGCGAGTCCCCCTCCGAGAAGAACCCCGAGCCGACCGTGTACAAGTTCGAGGTGTTCGCCCCGAACTTCGTCGTCGCCAAGAGTCGCTTCTGGCGCATGATGAAGATCAAGAACAAGGTCAAGGCCACCCATGGTGATGTGCTTTCCTGCAAGGTCGTGAAGGACGCAAAGCTGGTGGCGCGCAACTATCTGGTCGACATCGCCTACTACAGCCAGCGTTGCGGCTACACGCGCATGGTCAAGGAGTTCCGCGACGTCTCCAAAACTGGTGCCGTGAGCCAGGCCTACCATGATCTGGCCTCCCGCCACCGTGCTCGTTACCACAACATTGAGGTGCTCTGCGTGAAGAGTATCCCGGACCACGAGGTGAAGCACCTGAGCATTGCCCAGTACCACGCCCCGAACCTGTCCTtcccgctcctccagcgccgcaccAAGGCAGCCCGCAAGGACCGCGCCATATTCGTTAAGAAGAACACGAAGCGCGCTGTGGTGGCGTGA